A segment of the Denticeps clupeoides chromosome 2, fDenClu1.1, whole genome shotgun sequence genome:
tttcttatatagcccaaaatcgcATGAAGTATGTCGCAATGGGCTTTACGTGGACGTGTACTCGCCACAGCCTGTTGGCATGGCAACAGAGTTCAGGTAGTAAgttagtttatttcttttttttttttttttttggttcagtgATACCATACCTGCAGCGGAAGGACATTCATGTtcgtttaaagtgaagtgattgtcattgtgatacacagcagcacagcacacggtgcacacaacgaaatgtgtcctctgcttttaaccatcaccctgagtgagcagtgggcagccatgaaaggcgcctggggagcagcgcgtgggtacggtgctttgctcagtggcacctcagtgacaccttagcggatcgggattctaaccggcaaccttctgattatggggccgctttcttaaccgctaggccaccactgcccgtgcatcattaaacatcatttaactgctgttaactttttttttttttatcatttgaaTTTCTTTCTTGAtgtcaattgtttttttgtggagtttttcgtGGGACTTTATAAAACCTGCAACACAGAGAGGACGCTGTGCACAACACAGCGGTTACAAACAGGAGAGGAAGAACAAGTTAATGCTAGAGGCCTACTAACTCAAAGGGTTAACATGGGGGAACAGACCCCCACACTTTGTTGGTACGTGTTGCTAAGGGCAGTAGTTAATGACATGACTCTCACATCCTTGTCTTCCTTCTGCACCGCAGCAGATTGTCCGCATTGATTGTCGAACCCGTTTtatccccatttacccaggctggGGAGCAGGACCGAGAAatgcactgtcacatgcatgGCTGGGTTCCTGTGAAGATGAAAGTGAGTTAATCCTTCATCCACGATCACCTGTTGATGTAATGACACTAAACCGGACACAGATGTTAAACGGTAAGATACTACTGGgtgattctctggaaaatgaaacaaagcacttttacttgtcctaatatttaatgtggaacatcatttaatttatctatgtatttaaaaacctgaaggttttgcagacatttgaaacacagcTACTTCTCGCAATGTAAAATTTGTattcatttcaatgaaattcaaaacacattattatcataacccagacattcaaagatcagtatgttatattgaatagtgcttCAGGcctatttaaaatattcatattcaatattcaatgcaccacattttaattcTTAGTACTGGCTATAATATGTTAAACCTAACAGCACTCATGTAGCATTTAGACCAGTGACGTTGTCGCTGGAGATGTgatggtcattttagttgcatatattggtattgcattaacattattttattgaagtgttgcacagttttcaCGCCCATTATACATTAAagtatttggtgcaatagttttgtctgaatgcttgtagaTTTCACAGATCTTTATTGTGAAAgtttgttttaacaagtgagactagttttctgtgtcccgtgcatcacatggcaagttttcaaactgcttgtatggcttttgtcataactttatattgaactacccagtagtaaagctcgacaagtactacatacatgtcacacttgttcatagttctgaccactagttaagGGGATaagtgttatcaaaatgtcccatgtATCACGCAGAGAATCGTCCTATTACAATTAAGCGTTTACCATTTGTAAAACAGAATTTCCTCTTGTGGAAATGGCACTGAGCTATGGGACATAAGATGTCTCACATCCACTTTTACTCACTCATGTCTACGAGGTAGTAATATTGTTAAATGCAGGTGTCACGACTGGCAAAAAAAGCTGAGAAATTCCTCTCCACTGACAGTTTAAGCTTACAATTAAATAGGCCTGTATGGTTTTAAGCATTAAATGTTCAGAAAAATGCTCCTATACTGTCCACTAATCATCTTTCAATAAATATCAATTTTCATCAAGTATCAGTTGTTAATAAGAGAAAAATAGAAATTACTGAAATTCCACAAAAGTGAAGCTACATTCAGAACAGCCCCATTCATACACGCTGTGAACTGTAAATGGAAGCTATTTTGAGTTTGAACACAAGGCACGCGTAACAGTTATAGATCATTTTACCTTCCTCGATGTGACTTGAGCCACAGTTGTCCTCTTAGATATAATCTATCCGTCCTTCTCTCTTGCCTTCCCCCACTCGGCCCTGATTGCGGTCTGAGACGCTCTGTGGTCTTTAGTATTCCAGGGAACTGTTGGTTACATCACATCTCCAGAGTCCGTCCCCCTTCCTTTTCAGTGAGTGTCCTCTCAGAAGAGAGCAACAAACCTTCCACGTGACCTTTGGCCCTGCTGTTTCAGCAACCTGCCAGTCACCTGGGAAGTGGCGAGAACCAAGTCACATGCCAACCAAATCTCAGGAAACTCAGATCCTGTCATGGTGTCCGGGCCATGTCATGTCACAAGTTTCTGTAATGTGATCCTGGttaagagagggagagagaatttTGGCATGGGTCCTCCGAAATGCAGAGTGTGAGCAGTAGAAGAAGACACCTGATCTTCATTCATGTTTTCGGGGGGTGACTGTTACATGTCCTCCTCCTTCGTAGGTCATCATGTGATGTTTCACATTTTGTCCAGAGGAAATGTCAAGACACCCATAATAAATTACAAAGCTAAAGGCTTCTCTGGATACACATGGGTGCTACATTATTGACAGGATTTTAACACCAATATACCTGCTGGatagtttaatttcagtttttattataatgcacatttaaagaAACAACATTAGAATTGTGATTCTAATATCTGTACCATTATCTTCAGTAGACTATAAAACATGTCCCTTTGGACTTCTTATCCTCACAAAGGGCAGCCATAGtaagaaataataaaagttaGCCAACTTGGTGATTAGCCAGGATTCAGGTTGTCCAGGAGAGAGCCAAGAATGGAGGGAAGGTTATTTTGTGTCCTGCAGGGCCATTAAAAGTCCAACTACACCACATAAAGCCAGCCACTAACTGTAGTAACCTCCAGTTCTGAAAACTCAACATCAGCAAGTAGCAACTCGGCTGTTTAAAAGGGAAACTCCTTACCTCACTGATAAATCGCTGTCTTTCTACATCTCAGAACTTTCAACATGTGCAACTTGAATAGTCAGCAAGTGTGTGAGCACACAAGTGTCAGTGTCTGACCTTCATTATGTATTATGGCCATTGTTTTCATGTCTACACAGCTTAAACAGCATTTGATGCAGCTGTTTTTGCCACAAGTTGCAAAAATCAATACTCTTAAAGTGtgatatattatatttagataaaacaagaCATGTGAAAACTGTGACATCACCATAGATTCCatttatttatagatttataagtcggatcaaaaaaaaaaaatgtacaaaaatccATGTCACTAGTGACCCCTGCACAAAAACGACATCCAAATAccccccaacaccccccccccaccccatttgGTATGGCCAATCgtccactatatatatatataattcactACTAAGGCCACCTCTGTATCTCAGAGACTGGATGCTACTGTATGTAGTTCCTTTAGTTCTTTGTATTAAAAGAAACATATCCATGCTGTTTAACCATCTTACACCAGTGACAATAGGGcaatttgataataaaaaaaataactagtAATAAACAtaatcattaataaatataattataataatatatgatgAATATGTTTGTTATTGCTGCAGTATCAACATTCACAGTCACCATTTTGACCACTGTAACAGTGCAAGCAATGcctcaattatttttatttttatttattttatacttgAGCGGTCAAGTTCAATATTTGTGGAACACATTGTGGAACATGAATATTGCAGCATCAATTTGTGACAACATTACCCAACCCTAAAAAATAACTATATCCTTTTTCAATCATACTGCCAATTAAACTGTTAAATCTATAAAACCTCAAAATAAATTCACACCAAAGTTaactgaaaatatataaatataaaatgaggGTAGTTACAAAAAAACAGTCTACAAAGGAGACAAGCCCATAAACTTCACAACAAAGACAAAAATCTGATGTTCCTGTACTAATCAATATCAATCAATTGTTTTGTGTCATTATGTCACCATAAAGAATAATATAGAATGCACTATATTCTGTTGGACTATATATGTTCTCTCAGATAATAAAATGTACTGTACACTTTACATTAAATTGCACAtgtaaacacaaatgaaactgTGAACAAAAAGCTGTTTACAGCCTGCAAGTGACTGTGCTTGATAAATTCAGTGAAAGTGGAATATGCGTAGTACCTTCAAAAAAAATCCACTCACCAGAACTTCCAAAATAGTTCCACTAGGAAATACTCAGTTCGGAAACGGCTCAGTGGAAGCATTGTATGCATTCCTTGGTCCACTGTAATACGAACCATGTTCTCAAAAATAGTTCTTTTATTTAGCACATTCTTAAAGATGAGAGAAACAGCAGCTGATTCAGAAAACAAAAGCACATCAAGCAAAATGCGATGCAAATAATAATTTGCAAACCAGCAACTACGAACAATTTTGGGTCTggaaattatatattaaataaataatcaatcaatcatacTCATGTAGAATTAAATACAAACATCTGAGCCAAATCAATTCACAACAATATTTTGAAAATAGATTATTTTCTTAATAGAAATTTTCAGACAAGCTACTTTACAAATTTTCATCTTTGGTTCTTGGTAAATCCCCATTAATACAACGTTTTGCCCATTAACATTCGCTTCCCATGTGGACCATGACTTCTAGTCTGGATTCTGAGCTTTTAATGTGCAAGAAAAtcaaagaaatgtaaaatcaaATTCATAATTCTGAGAGAGACGCAAGGTGAGCCTGCAGCGATCCCATGAAATATATGGAGCTTCTTAGTAAAGTGCTCAAGTTTCagaaaatcaaaatgaaatgtttagCAGTCAAAAACtctaattttattaattactgaaatgaaagaaagagagaaaaatctaCCAACgactgaaaaatgaaacaaactgGAAAAAACATTGAGGCTGTGCCACAGTGTTTGTCTTCCTCAGACAAACACTGAGTCTTCCTCAGCTCCCACAGTGCTTTTTAAACAGGCAATTTTACAGCACCCTGTTTCTGTCGTGTCAAATAAACAGattctttcattttgtgcaaaacTTTTCGTGTTTGTAGAAATGTGTATAGCTGTGTCTTGACTATGGATTCATAATGAGAACTTGGTCCCAGGTCCCACTTTTACTACATGAGTCCACAGCAAGGCTCCTTGGTGTTTTGTGCTTCTTCTTCTGGGGCCTTTAGTTTGAGGAGGGGTGGTTCTCCACTGGCAGGGGTGAAATACACTGTACTAGCTGAAGCTACTTCCTCCTGTGGTTGGGGCACTTCCTGTGGCTGAGAAGGCATCAGCTCTGAGGGGGCAGGCCCCTCCTCAGAAGTTGGAGGCAAAGGCGGAGGCGGCGCTGGGTGTTTTTGCAGCTTGGCTGCCGCACGTTGCCGTTTGAGGTCCGCCAGCGTTTGGTGGGATTTCTCCCGGGTCATGCTGTCACCTCCATCACCTTCTCCAGGGCCAGATCCTGATCCCAAGGCGGGGGTCAGTTGGTAGGACGCACTGCGGTCCATTGGCCCCCCACTGCGGAACTCACCTGGCAAAGAGGTGGACAGGGAGGTATGCAGTCCTCCATTACCAAGCAGTGAGTCCTTCTTCCTCTCACCCTGCTCATCATCCTCTCCTTGTAGAACCGCAACTGCGCTGGACACCTAaccaaaagtgaaacaaatcATAATGATCTTAAAATGTACCAAGTTTCATTTCAGTCCCTCAGTCAAATTATATGAGAGTACAAATGTTGTGTaccttttgtgtctgtgtgtgtgtgtgtgtgtgtgtctcaccatgGCTGCATGCTGGTTGAGCTCTgcgtccgtctgtctgtcctcatcatcatctgctGCCTCAGGCTGTCTGCCGCGCTCCTGCCACACCATGGCTTCTTTATGGTGCTCCCGTCGGTACAGCGACGAGCGTTCGTTCACACTCACACGCCGCACTACCTTACTGCTCAAACACACCACAGAAAACATTCCAAGTCAGTGAAACGAGGAACACTCCATCCCTTCTttaccattcttttttttttttttttttcccccactttctTACCCCCTGCTGCTGGCACTGGAGGCTCTTCTCTGCAGGGTACCCTTGTGCCGGTCCTGATTCTTCATGATGGCATCATGTTTATGTTTTAACTCCAGCATTTTGGCTCTTACCTCCTCGTCAGCACACACATCTGTGGAGACAATGACAACATCAAGCACAAATGCAAAGCTGTGTGGGAAACTACACCTAATAtcaacaaatgtaaatacatcaTCCAACAGCAGGTTACACTAATATTACGTTGCCCTGTTTATGAGTTACAGATGATTCAAAGTCATGATGGGGAATTTTGAACATATCTAAACATTTAATATCTAAATGTTGAGTaaagtttagaaaaaaaagtgttgtaaATCTCTATAAAAGAAACATCCATGTCTAGAGTGCTCAATCCCATTTACCCAGCGGAGTCTCATCCAGGGCAGACTTGGCATTAAGATTGGCCCCATGAGCTACCAGTAGCTCCACCATCTGAATCTGTGAGAAACATATACATCAAGCTAATCAAAACCTCAACAAtcattgcatttacagcatttttcagacgcctttatccatagcgacttacaatcagtagttacagggacagtcccccccatttacgaccattgtgtccctgagcaagaaacttaaccctgagtggctccagtgagaactgtccctgtaactactcgagatcagggcatctgataacattaggttacatttacataatttttggACCATAACCCACCTACATTTTACTTAATGAATACTTAACCATCCTGCTCTAATAAGTAAGTAATTGTGCTGCAGTGCTCACCTGACTCCAGCAGGAGGCGGCGTGGAGTGGAGTCCAGCCATCATTGTCCTTATCCTCCACAGGTACCCTGTGCTCTAGCAACAGCTCCCCCACAGAGGCGTACCCATTAGCAGCCGCTATGTGCAGCTGGAGAAGGTCCGTAGAAAAGGATATTAGGACACAGTGCTTACAGTTCTTAACATTCCCAGCATAATGCTCTCTGTTTCAACCTACCATATTAATTCGCTTACAAATTATTGTCTACATTAATGCTGTTAATAAGACACTGCCAATGGCTCTACCAAGGTTGATAACCACTGgtttaaatgtattctttttatatactgtatctcaagcacataaacacaccagCGTAGCCCCCTGCTCATCTTGCAAATTCAGGTCTTTTCCATTCTCTATCAGAGATTGAATGTCAGCCAGCATCTGCCTCTCTTTTGCACTTCGGCACTCATCTATTCTCTCCTGAGTTATGCCTGCATACAATGAAAGACAGGAAAAGATCGGTTAAAATGATACAAAACATCACAGTACTTCCTCACACTCACAAGCATTTACGTTCAACAGATAAGGAACCTGTTTatgaaaaatgtcactttgtgagatttaaCTTTATTACtggttcccctagcctgtctttggtcctgtagtggctagaaataggcgtaaagagtgctttggtgaTTCCGTTTCGCCAtttagagagcggcagctcagacggacggatctggaatttgtccctttatgttgtcataaggggaaacgTTACCTCCCCTttgtcatgctttgtccacccagagaatttcccacccctcacCTAAAAGGTAACTGCACCGCCAGTCATGGCTTGGaaacatgcgaagcattgcagttgctcattGATTGGATGTAAATAAAAAAGGGCACAAATAGTTCAGTCATGCAAGACTGAGGAAACAGagggttacatttttttctggatcacttgtataggccgctctcctcctcgtcctgcctctctcctcctctttagtatttaaagctacacaaaCCGAAATGGTGTGTACTGGGGGAAATCTCTTTCTGGgactggctgtaattctgcaccatgccTGAATTtcgtaaagagacttcagatgcagtatTTGGGTAGTATTTAATCTTACAATATTTTAAGTCACCTAATTTGTCTAAGGGAAATGCTagtgtgcaaataaaatgtacaatccAGACCTGCCATTGGTGCCTCACACTTACCCTGCTCTGCCATGACCATTTCAATGAGCTCCAGGGTGGCCTCATCCTCACAGAGGTCATAGGGCATGTTGCCGTCAGCGTTCACTGCTAGCAGGTCAGCACCACTGTGCACAATGCATAAGGAACATGCCCATATATGAAACACGCAGACACACTCAAAGCCTATAAAATGCCAGATCATGAAAGACAGCGAAAAAGCGACTCACGCCTGCACCAGCAGTTGAACCAAGCCGGTGTGTCCacaggtggcagcagcatgtAACGGCGTCCAGAGTTCACTGTCACAGGCGTTCACACTGGCACCAGCATCCAGCAGACACTGCACCACCTCCACAAAGTCATCAATGCAGCACTGGGACATAACCAGGACATAAAATTCATCTAACAATGCAAAAGTGTTCTATATGGTGTGACACAGTTAGATTCTATTTTAGAAGTAATGTGTAAAATATAGTTCCCTGGATAATTAGTAGTATATCAGTATAATAATCAGAAAGCATTCCACAGAACACACAGGATATACAGAACACACCCagtttacaccccccccccaacagacATATCACTtctgattaaataataaaaagttgtTATTCAACCACTAACAAGAAAGTTTATTACTTGTAATAGAGTGGCCTCTTTATGGCTACTTATTTCTACTttgatatattaaaaatatctgCACCTAGGCCATAAATATTGGAGCATTACATTCTGTTGTTGGTCAGACATTGTGACTAGGCATGCACAATTTTTAAATAGGACGGACATAATCTATCCACACAAAACCAGAAATGCTATAGTCAGCTCTAGGAAGTTCCACATACACGCAAATACAGTCAGTAAATCCCAGCATTCACCAGCTCTCCGtgatagtgtgtgtgcagtctcATATATTTGCATAGGTGCCCCTTCCGCTGGTAAATACTCCCCAGGGCCAGCAAAACCAAGGCtaaaatgtacttgtgttttACTAGCAGCTGTCTATCtagcactttgtgtgtgttgtacataggatgtgtgtgacatttttgttgCCTAAAATACTGTTAAAACAAAATTACACATCTCTCTCTTTTCAACCTTTATGTTCCTGACTGGTCTTTGTTGGCGTCACTGGGAGTGACAGAGGGACGATTGAACCCAAGAAGGGCTAAGCAAGGAGCCATAAGGGGGCAGTGTGAGCccacaaacacatttcacacactagACTCTGACACAACGGAGACACAacacagataaataaaacatcatgTTGTGAGTGTAAAgaaaacggggaaaaaaaaaaacaggaatatgGAAAAGCACTGAGGCAGTGTATGAACTACAGATGCTCCTGTCAGTTCGCCCCATTCATCCCAAGTTTCTGGTTGTACTATTTTAAAGTGGTAACACCAAATGTTGGTACTGTGTTGTTGgaacaattttatttaattggccattaggtcatttagaaatttcaTTGTACTGACAACTCTTTTCCAGACaagttgtaaatgactctggtggctggaaatggctgttaatgatgaaatatctgcatacatttTGAGAAacccattatcagcaacaattgaGTTTTATCGTGGGAAAGCAAGGACATTTcgaaatgaccctaaacttttgaatggcaGTGTATTTATGTGCATAAATGGTACCTGGTGTAATGCTGTGAGGCCATCTTCATTGAAGAGGTCCGGACCAACTCCACTGTTCAGCAGTTCTCTCACTGAATATCAAAACAAAggcacacataaaacacaagaaTTAATCACTCCCACCATTTCATTTATGGAATTTGTACAGTCATGAACTGCAAATCAACACACTTAGCGCTGCAAAgctaaaaaggaaaaaacactaTCTGATAAAAACCTAAAAGCTGTTGAACATGAAGCATGAGTCATTTCCCTTTGAATGAAGTTAGTTTATAGAGGTGCTCGCTGCGGTTAAAACCAAATGTCAACTCAAGTTTAGACTTTGTTGGGGTGAAGTACAGCTCATGGAATCTGATTCAAACGGAAACCCAGTTTGGGTTCAAAATGGTCACGTTACTGGCGTTTatgtgttaaaatatttaacaaatgtactttttctctctcacttaCTCTCTACAACCACATATTCCTGGTTAGGGTTGCCGGACACAGCGTGGGCACTCACACAGGGCGGGACGCCAGCCcaacacagggcacacacaatttacagatGCCAATTTCCTCGTGGACATGCCATCAGTGGGAGGAAACTgtagaacctggaggaaacccgcgCCCAACCCGGGGAGAGCATGCTGCGCACATGCAAAGCTGGGACAGGGATTCGAACTCACTACCTTGGCCCTTGTACATTACTCTAATAACTCTATTTGACTTGTAAACGGTGACCGGATTTGCTTGTGAAAACAGACTGCATGGCACTCCAAACGTAAAGGACACTTTCACTTGTCCATGAACGTTTCTGCTTTTTGTAGAGAAGGGGATTGAGTTAGTGGAGAAGATATGTTTTCTGGAGCAGCTTCAGGTGTTTTAAAGGCTGGTTCTAGATAAACCTGCCAGTTTTGTTTGTCTACTGAacagacactttttaaaaagatttttattgaAAACTCTTATTGATGTAACCGAACAGACACTTGCACCTACATTCAACATGCCTGCCTTTTCTGGCCATAGCCCAAAATAGAAACCCTGCAGGACATTTCTGAAAGTTTATCCCCTATCCGTGAAATAGCTCCTCCTGTTTTAAATACAAGCAGTGAGTGTTTTGGTACTTAATCATGAACAAGTTAAAAGAGATCATGAGTGGCAGGGGATTGCGGTCATGTCAATAGCCCCATAATTCGCGGTCAGTACTTACAAATATTCAGTATATAACATTAGTTCGTTGATCAAACCTTTGAGCATGTCTCTCGAGAGTCACATTGTGCAGTTATTGTCCATTTGAACGAAAGCCAAACCTCTTTGAGATCTGTTCTCCGTTACACCCCAACCTCAGCTAATCGCATAAGCTGGTCCTCCAGACAACTTAATTACCTCAAGCAGATGAATAAAAGCCATTCCATTCAAATGCTTCCATACAAATCAGGCTTTCCGTACAAATTAAGGGCATTTTGATAGGATGGTCACTGCAAATCAGTACAAAGTGACAATGTAAGTGATGAAATCGATCCTAATGAAAGAGGCATCTTCCAGAGTGAGGAAGCAACATCACTGATGACGtttccaccaccaccaaaacctCAAATGAGGCTGGAGTAACTAGTTGTGCTAATCAGCTGCTTTCTCTGAACGTCTAGAGTCCACAATGGTTTTGGAGTCATTTGTTTTTAACAAAGCAGCTGAAATGCACCGAGTATTTAACGCTTGTTCTTTGACTTGAAATATGAATGCTAATCTGTCCCGTCTAAACCCCAATTACAGACCAGACAATTACAGCCCCTCCCGTCTGACTCACCTTCTTCCAGGTCGTTGCGTGCAGCCGCCTCCAGTAGGGTGATGTTGCTGGGGAAGACAACTTTGCGGCTCTGCTCCCTTGTCGTCTTGTCCGTCTTGTCTCCCTTGTCTCCCTTCTGGGTGACCTTGCCCACGCGAACACTGTCCTTTTCCATCTGCGCCCATCCTTTCAGCTGCTGGGCACGCCGCTTCTGGGCATGCTTGAGCCGCTCTGTAGCAGAGAGCCGCCCGACCATAGCCATTTCAGACAGAAGCTCAGCGTGTTCTGCCATGACCCTTGAACCCCAGCGTCTGACCTCCAAATCGCCCCCtttcacaaaaatgtattgGCTTTATCTTGTTGAATAACTTGAATCTAGGTGGTCCAGAACCACAACCATCCCTACGCTTCGGTACCTCCTGGATGTGACAGCAGAGCCTGATGCCCAGGTGAGAGAAGAACAGTCTCAAGAAGCAGATCTGCGCCTCCTCACACTTGAGCCGAAAAGCAAATGGCAACGTTGCGTGTCATAAGCAAGACCTCTGGACTGCGTACAAGCAACATCTCCTATTCCCCACACAGTTATTTACACCAAGAGTCTCCTTTCCATTCTTACCATTTGCCAAGCCACATGCACCACTCATAATCCGATTTCGGATGCTCGCGATCGGTCTCCCATCACAGACGCAGCAGCTTCAGATGCGTTTTTCTCAGGAACTACATCCATGATGAACACCCAAAGCTTCATTCCATTCAGGTATTCAGTCACTCATTCCACCTCGATCTTTCAGAGACGGAGAGCGGGATTATGGGACAGGGTCACATGCTCTGGGGTCTCACAAATAAAGCAAAgccagcaaaaataaaaatcacagtgTTTCCATGCGAAGGTGGTATTCCAGAACCAGTCACA
Coding sequences within it:
- the ppp1r16a gene encoding protein phosphatase 1 regulatory subunit 16A, which gives rise to MAEHAELLSEMAMVGRLSATERLKHAQKRRAQQLKGWAQMEKDSVRVGKVTQKGDKGDKTDKTTREQSRKVVFPSNITLLEAAARNDLEEVRELLNSGVGPDLFNEDGLTALHQCCIDDFVEVVQCLLDAGASVNACDSELWTPLHAAATCGHTGLVQLLVQAGADLLAVNADGNMPYDLCEDEATLELIEMVMAEQGITQERIDECRSAKERQMLADIQSLIENGKDLNLQDEQGATLLHIAAANGYASVGELLLEHRVPVEDKDNDGWTPLHAASCWSQIQMVELLVAHGANLNAKSALDETPLDVCADEEVRAKMLELKHKHDAIMKNQDRHKGTLQRRASSASSRGKVVRRVSVNERSSLYRREHHKEAMVWQERGRQPEAADDDEDRQTDAELNQHAAMVSSAVAVLQGEDDEQGERKKDSLLGNGGLHTSLSTSLPGEFRSGGPMDRSASYQLTPALGSGSGPGEGDGGDSMTREKSHQTLADLKRQRAAAKLQKHPAPPPPLPPTSEEGPAPSELMPSQPQEVPQPQEEVASASTVYFTPASGEPPLLKLKAPEEEAQNTKEPCCGLM